A single Tuberibacillus sp. Marseille-P3662 DNA region contains:
- the nagA gene encoding N-acetylglucosamine-6-phosphate deacetylase — protein sequence MIKLQGTTYTGFEKIENALITVEDHNIMSIHGADKAADDAVVLPADYKIVPGFIDVHIHGANGADVMDGTKEALDTMSQALPQEGTTSYLATTMTESRNRIDQAIENVGHYLNKEHTGQAEVIGIHLEGPFINPDKAGAQPLDAILTPNMDQFQAWQRMSGGMIKLVTVAPEMTNGQSFVKHLSEHNVVASIGHSNGSMTDIKEAVSNGATHVTHLFNGMRGMHHREPGVVGGAYYHDQLYTELIADGIHVHPDAVHITYKTKGKDRLVLITDAMRAKCLKNGHYDLGGQDVTVKDGEARLDDGTLAGSVLQMKHGFQNMLTFTDAAIEDLVYMTAMNPAKQAGVIDRKGTLEPGKDADMTILDHNNDVYMTICRGEIVFQREELTT from the coding sequence ATGATTAAACTTCAAGGTACAACCTATACGGGTTTTGAAAAAATTGAAAACGCGCTCATAACCGTTGAAGACCATAACATTATGTCAATTCATGGTGCGGACAAGGCCGCGGATGATGCTGTTGTTCTACCGGCTGACTATAAAATCGTTCCTGGATTTATCGATGTTCATATTCACGGAGCTAATGGTGCAGATGTGATGGATGGAACAAAAGAGGCATTGGATACAATGTCCCAGGCATTACCTCAAGAAGGGACGACCTCTTATCTTGCGACGACGATGACAGAAAGCCGCAACAGAATTGATCAGGCGATTGAAAATGTTGGTCATTATTTAAATAAGGAGCATACCGGGCAAGCCGAAGTGATTGGCATTCATTTGGAAGGCCCGTTTATTAATCCGGACAAAGCAGGCGCCCAGCCGCTAGATGCCATTTTGACACCTAATATGGATCAATTTCAGGCATGGCAGCGCATGAGTGGGGGCATGATAAAACTTGTGACTGTAGCACCGGAAATGACTAACGGGCAATCGTTTGTCAAACATTTATCAGAACACAATGTTGTGGCATCTATCGGTCATTCGAATGGTTCGATGACGGATATTAAAGAAGCTGTAAGTAACGGTGCAACTCATGTTACCCATTTATTTAACGGGATGCGTGGCATGCATCACAGGGAGCCAGGCGTTGTCGGGGGTGCTTATTACCATGATCAATTGTATACCGAGCTCATTGCTGATGGTATTCACGTCCATCCAGATGCTGTGCATATCACATACAAAACTAAAGGCAAAGACCGTCTTGTTTTAATTACGGATGCCATGCGTGCTAAGTGCTTAAAGAATGGTCATTATGATCTTGGCGGACAAGATGTTACGGTTAAAGACGGCGAAGCAAGATTAGATGACGGGACTTTAGCAGGTAGTGTATTGCAGATGAAACATGGATTCCAAAATATGCTTACCTTTACAGATGCGGCAATTGAAGACCTTGTTTATATGACGGCAATGAATCCAGCAAAGCAAGCTGGAGTGATTGATCGCAAAGGGACACTAGAGCCTGGTAAAGACGCTGATATGACCATCCTTGATCATAACAATGACGTCTATATGACGATTTGCCGTGGTGAGATTGTATTCCAGAGGGAGGAATTAACGACATGA
- a CDS encoding MerR family transcriptional regulator, which produces MASEYPYKSKKVIPIGTVSELTGLTPRQIRYYEDRSLIYPERSEKGTRKYSFLDVETLVEIADHREEGVQTNEIRREMVKATRKANKEDIRKSMLRGQLNAHFRIRK; this is translated from the coding sequence ATGGCATCCGAATATCCTTATAAAAGTAAAAAGGTTATTCCGATCGGTACAGTTAGTGAGCTAACAGGGTTAACACCCAGGCAAATCCGGTATTATGAAGATCGAAGCTTGATTTATCCGGAACGATCCGAAAAGGGCACGCGCAAATATTCATTTTTAGATGTGGAAACTTTGGTGGAGATCGCTGACCATCGTGAAGAAGGTGTTCAGACGAACGAAATACGTCGTGAAATGGTGAAAGCAACACGGAAGGCGAACAAAGAAGATATTAGAAAGTCGATGTTACGTGGACAGTTAAACGCCCACTTTAGAATAAGAAAGTAG